The window ATGGTCAGACGAGACTCACTGGCTACAGGTAAGATCTAGattgagatagagagggagagagggaaagagagagaggaatgactgTTTGTCACCTTCTTGTTGTCATGTAAACAGGGGTGTGTGATGGaaggtacactatatatacaaaaatatgtggacaccccttcaaattagtggattctgaaatttcaaatcgagcacacagccatgcaatctccaaatagaaacattgacagtagaatggccttactgaaaagctcagtgaaaTTCAATGTAACGCCGTCATTGgatgcaacctttccaacaagtcagttcgttcAATTTCTGCTCTACTAGAGCTgacctggtcaactgtaagtattgttattgtgaagtggaaatgtctttgAGCAACAACGGCTCTGCTGAGAAGTCCactcaagctcacagaatgggaccgccgagtgctgaagcgggtaaaaattgtctgtcgtcagttgcaacactcactaccaagttccaaactgccactggaagtaacgtcagcacaagaactgttcggtGGGAGCTtaattaaatgggtttccatggccgagcagccgcacacaagcctaagatcatcatgtgcaatgccaagaTTCAGCTTGCCGCCAGtggactctggagcaggggaAAAGCATTCTctgagtgatgaatcacgcttcaccatgtGGCAAACGGAAGAATGTGGGTTTGGCGGATCCAGGGGAACTCTACCTTCCTGAATGCACGGTGCTAACTGTAAactttggtggaggaataatggtctagggcgCTTTTTCTTGGTTCaggctagaccccttagttccagtgaagggaaatcttaacgctacaaaaTCCAATTACactctagacaattctgtgcttccaactttgtggcaacagtttggggaaagccctttcctgtttcagcatgacaatgcccctgtgcacaaagcaaagtccattcagaaatggtttgtcgagatcggtgtggaagaacttgactggcctgcacagagccctgacctcaaccccatcgaacatctttgggatgaattggaacgcggactgcgagccaggcctaatcgcccaacatcagtgaccgacctcaccaatgctcttgtggctgaattgaagcaagtctccgcagcaatgttccaacatctagtggaaagccttcccagaagagtggaggctgttatagcggcaaAGCGATGACCAACTCCTTATTAATACCCATGCTTTTGGAATgcgatgtttgatgagcaggtgtccacatacttttagccatgtagtgtatgtgtgtagcCTACATGTCCCACCCACTCATTGCTAAATAAATAATGATGTTTTAAAGCACTCACTTTGTTTTTGGTgtgtctcctcctgttcctccggCTGCTCCACACAGCTCCCACTGAGGCCATTAGCTGCACACCGTACTGCCCCGTCAGAGGAGTCAGGAACTCCAACACACGCTGTCTCagggtctacacacacacacaatgagtaGTACCATCAGAGAGTGACACACAAATGCACATGCAAAACATATCATAGCACTAGTGTCCAtaagaatgcacacacacacgaacacacacacatacataccttGGAGCTCCTGAAGTAGACAGAAGTAGAGGTGTGTCTGGCGGTCTGGGAATAGTCTGAGCCCCTACTCTGGGACTCCTCCCTCTTGACCACACCCCACAGCAGAGCCATGCTACTAAGCACGTGCGGCAGCTCCTCAATCACAGCGTTGCGGGCGTTCCGGACGTCTGCAGGGTCACAAGCCACCAGGGACTGAGAGGGCGGGAGAGAAACATTTGAAAGTTTTCTGCATTCAACTCTGTGTGTCTAAGTGTGTGGCACTGTGATCCACCTACATGTAGCCAAATCAGCAGACTGAATGGATATGTGTGAGTGTGCCTCACCTTCTTGTTGTCCAGTAGACAGTGGTGAGTGAGTGTGGTCAGTCCCTCCAGTAGGGTGAGAGGATAATCAGGAGCGATGTTCTCCTTTCTGCCACTCAGACTCTGTGTAGCCTTCCCCCCGTTGTGATCGTACTGTTTGACCAGCTCGTCCAGGTTCCTGCACATCTGAGTGATGAGAGGAGCCACGATGATGCCCAGCGAGCGCCCCAGGTAGGGCAGAGACGAGCAAAGCAGCGCCACCCAGTGGGGGTGCATGGCATAGCCGTACTGCGGCTGCAAAGCCCGGGCTGCAGCAGACACAAACATCCCCTgggctgtgatgggctgggtttGGACGTACTGAGCTGCCTTGATGGACTGTTGGAACAGAACCGCTGTCTGCCATTCCCGTGCTAGTGCTGAGGAGGCAGGGGAGTCACGGGGCTCATCGGAGTGCAGGGTCGAACCAGACTCCCCTGGCCACACGTGGTACTCCAGGACGATGAGGGCCTGTAGGAGCTTGAGCAGCTCCATCTGTAAGGGGTACTGCTCttgtccccctccacctcccagaTTCACCAGGCTCTCCTCAGACAGACCCACCTGTTCATCTAACAGATCTACACCCCCCATGGCAGAGcccttctccattcctctctggcTAATGTACATTGAGGctgagagggtgaggagggcgTACTGCTGCACCTTACACCTGGCCAGCAGCTTACAGATGGGCTCTGGGCTGACGCCAGCCTCCCCTTGCGTGGAGGTGTCTCCCTGGCCCCGCGCCACGATCCCCAGCTGGGTCACCAGGCGGGTCAGCACCCCCACGCTCTTCACCTGGACCTCCCTGTTCCCCTGCAGCTCCCTGGGGTCCAGAGTGAGGTAGGATGGGTAGTGGGAGCGCAGGAACTTCAGGCACAGGGACACCATCAGCTCGATGAgcagggagaggggactggagggCAAGAGTAGGCGTCCGTAGAAGCCTCTTCCGTCCTGGGCCTGCTGGTGGCGCTGGAGCAGATTGGAGACCAGATTGAGGTGAGCTGAGCTGGTGTccagggaggtggaggagagggcatTCACTAGAGGCTGCTGGGCACTGCTCCTCAACAGGCTGTCCAGCAGGGCCAGGCCGTGGAGCAGACGGGGCCAGCCGCCGGCCACAGAGTACAGCAGAACATGGCGGAACATAGAGTCGATGGCTTCCCGCTTCTCACGCTCCTGTTTGAGGAGACGTGACCGAGCCATGGCTTCAAGCTCcaagtcctcctcctcctcgctcgACAGCGAATCTGACGCCTGCGTGTGTTCCGATTCCATCCTCCTCAGGCCGTTGACCATGCTTCCTTCTTCTACACTACTACCGTAAGGGGCGGAGCCAGAGCTAGAGTTCTCAGTGGAGACCTGGAAGCCGCTCGACTCGGTGTGTacactctcttcctcctccacttcctccggTTCGTCTTCTTCCTCTGTAGCTTCGCTATCGCTGCGAGACACCCCCGTGGAGTCGGCCGGTGGTTTGGTTGTCTCCGGGTCACGCTCTAGCTCCCCCCACAGGGCCTCCCGGTCCACCAGGATCATGTGACCCAGTGTACCTTCATCTGTTTGGGTGCTGGTTGTTATGGCATTCGTGTAACCGTTGGTAGTGCTTCGAATTCTGCTCTTTAAATCTTTCAGAATacctacagagagaaagatattTCTGAGCatatcaaaacacacacacaaacaaacacactagGAGAGCAACATCCCTAAACACTCCAACAATCTCCACTTCACccatcaaaacacacacatacctgcgGTGAGGTTCTGTTTGACACTCTGGATGGTGCAGCgctgggtggaggggtggagcagcagcagcagaacagGCTCCAGGATGCGGACCACGTCCTGCAGGGAGAGAGCCCTGACCAGCCAGCACTGGGCTGCAGCACTCACAGAACACTCTGGGCTGTTCAGACAGtccaccaccacacacagagacctgGGACAGAGATACACAGTCAGTCATAGAGAGCTGAGAGACACATGCACAATCTTAaatggtgaccagagagagagaggagagagaaggagattgaTACACATCCCATCTCCGCAATCTGAGGAAAAGGAGAACAGGTTCACCATGGTAGTAAAGAGTGATGTTGTAGTAAACCACTGACCGCACTTCAGCTCTGTACTCACCGGTCAAATGAGCGGTTCAGAGACATGGTCCGGTTTGACTGGATGTCCCTGGTCAGGTGCCACAGCACTGAGAACCTGTGTAGGGCCTCCAACCGTACAgcctgagggacacacacacacgtcatttaCATGTTAGTTAAACACACAGGATAACTTGCTCTTAGTCATATCATATGAGCATGGCTTCGTGTATTTGTTCCTAGTCAATGTAAGGTTGATATGTGTAAAACTGGGTTTTTTAGTTACAGGGCATTGTTTAAATGTGTTAGGGATGCTGTAGGGcaggggtaggcaactagattTCTGTCGGAGTGGATGGTTGGGGGGCCGGAATAAAATTATAAATGATACACTACAAATTGACCACAACAGAGCCCAAAATGAGATTGTATTTGAAAATCTATTCAACCCTAGTTCCCAAAATGAGATTTTATTCCACACCTTGATTACACTGATCACGTCTCTCTTTTTTTTGGGAGGGGGATGCTTGGGAACTAGGGTTGAATAGCGGGAACTGGGTTACCTTTTCAAAGAATAAATAACTGCGAGAAACTGGTAAATTATACCCTACGTGCTGCTACGATGTTGTGCTGCTGCTAcgatgttgtgctgctgccatgttgtgttgctaccatgttgttgtcatgttgtgttgctaccatgttgttgtcatgttgttgttgtcatgttgttgttgtcatgttgtgttgctaccatgttgctgccatgttgtgttgctgccatgttgttgccatgttgtgttgctaccacatgttgtcatgttgtgttgctaccacatgttgttgtcatgttgggtTGCTaccgtgttgctaccatgttgtgttgctaccatgttgctgccatgttgtgttgcaaccatgttgttgccatgttgtgttgcaacaatgccatgttgttgtcttaggtagtgttgtggtgtctcacgtcgttatgtgtgtttatgttctatattttttattttatttttaatttttaatccctgtccccacaggaggccttttggtaggttgtaattgtaaataagaatttgttcttaactgacttaaagttaaattaataaaaataacCATCTGCATTATCGATCATCaacgctcagggtggggacagacagtgcATCTCATTAAGCTATGGAGCGCAGTTCACAAAACATGTATCATCTTCTCATAGTAACTTATTTTCCTTGTGACAAGCCTACATTTGCTACAGCAACGCCTAtgctacagtatataatataagGACTCATTTACACATCACCAAGGAGTCACCTTACTTTTTCATTGTAGCCTAAAGATAATTTTGGGATATTTGCATCTGCAGAGTTTTAAAACAGCCTAACACTCTAATATAATTGCTTTAAATCAGTGCGCACTTGAGCACtctgtctttttttctctccttcaATTCCAATCAAAATACAAAATAGATATTCCTGTTCACGATAGAAAGATAAATATATTGATGTCCTAGCCTACCTCTTTCAGGTAATAAATTCAATGAAGCCTTATATTTAGCTCATGAATGAAAGGTTATGCATACAGTTATAACTTATAGCCTCTTGCTCAATTACGCACCTGCGCTCTGCTGGTCTCTCCTTAAAAAAAACACTCCTTAGCTCGGAGTCCCGGGAAAAGCTTGACTAAGCAGGGAGTCACCATGGGCTATGTGTTGGATGACGGCACAATAATTTGGGGTCCTTTGGGCTTATAAAATGTCTAATGTAGGGTACATAAAATGTCTTTAGTGTATGACTCatcaggctcaggtagcatcaggcTTGAATTTTCATGCTGATCAAAGCTTGAATGAAATCCAGACATATTTATATGCTTTAGAATGGCACTTCCGGTTTTGGTAGGAAATACCAGATTACCTGGGAGAAAACTGATTTATCCCtgggatggaacatttgtaaaacacCGGGGAGACTCTACTGCGAAAATATTTCCtaaattaaacacatttttagaTGAATTCCAGGAGATTTTACAGTATCTTACCAAAACATATATATTATTTGTTTAACAAAAAACTTTGGGGGCCTAAACAATTCACTTGTGGGTGGGTTTTGGCCCGTGGGCTGCCTTTTGCCGACCCCTGCTATAGTGGTATAGGATGGATCTTCGCTGTAGGCGTGGAGTGCACAGTTTGTCTTGATAGTACAGTAAAATCTtgttagtgtgtgtatatgtgtgtgttctgtaccTTGTCTCTGTGCAATAAAGCCTGGCAGATGATGTCCTCACAGATGGATGCGGAGGGGGCCAGGCAGTGGAGCCGATAGAAGAGCTCTACACAGGAGGTGTGCTGCTCTCGACGCTCCACGTCCAGCTGACCCCACAACACCTGGGCCACCCGCTGCATGGGGTCACAGAGTTCTAAAGTTAGAGGTGAGGATGATTGGTGTTCATTTGGATCAACTGAAGGCAGCAGCATCATATGACCAACATTCTTGATCTGGTGAGGTAATAGGCAGCGGACAAAAAAGGTGATGATGCTGTTGTACAAGTGAGTTTTACAGATGAGATCTTCAGTAAGGAAATGTACATAtatcatcatattgtacagtaaCACGTCGGACCAGCAAGGCCCCCTTATATGTTCCCTCTTCACGTGGCAGTAATACAAGCCACCTGCCATGGCAGACAATTGTTTCCTGACCTGGTAGAAGTCTGTGCCCTGCTCGATGGTGCTTAGCAGACCTGGGTAGATGGGGGGCATAGTGACCATCTGCAGCCGCCCACTGAGAGGGTTAGCGTCGCTGGCCTGGTAGCGCCTGGTCTTGTCCTGAATGACCAGGGCCAGGGACCGTGAGTGGTTGATGAGCTCCAGCAGAGACGACATGGCCGTGTGCTGCACGTGGTAGTCCCTCGACAGGCAACACAGagtcatcaaggacctcagccacacAGGCAGGCTGTCTACGTCACTGCCTGAAGAGAAACACATTCCGTttaagtcggaggtttacatacacttaggttggagtcattaaaactagtttttcaaccactcttcAACCacttaataaactatagttttggcaagtcggttaggacatctactttgtggatgacaagtaatttttccaacaattgaaaacagacagattatttcacataattcactgtatcacaattccagtgggtcagaagtttacatacaaagttgactgtgcctttaaacagcttggaaaattccagaaaattatgtcatggctttaaaagcttctgataggccaattgacatcatttgagtcaattggaggtgaacttgtggacgtatttcaaggcctaccttaattcagtgcctctttgcttgacatcaagtaaaatcaaaggaaatcagccaagaccccagaagaaaagttgtagacctccataagtctggttcatccatggaagcaatttccaaatgcctgaaggtaccacgttcatctgtacaaacaatagtgtgcaagtatgaacaccatgggaccacgcagccgtcataccgctcaggaaggagacgcattctgtctcctagagatgaacgtactttggtgcgaaaagtgcaaatcaatcccagaacaactgcaaaggaccttgtgaagatgctggaggaaaccggtacaaaagtacctatatccacagtaaaacgactcctatatcgacataacctgaaaggccgctcagcaaggaagaagccactgctctaaaaccaccataaaaaagccagactacggtttgcaactgcacatggggacaaagatcatactctttggagaaatgtcctctggtctgatgaaacaaaaatagaactgtttgggcataatgaccattgttatgttcgaaggaaaaagggggtgacttgcaagccaaagatcaccattccaaccgtgaagcacagggatggcagcatcatgctgtgggggtgctttgctgcaggagggactggtgcacttcacaaactagatggcatcatgagaaagtaaaattacgtggatatattgaagcaacatctcaagacatcagtcaggaagttaaagcttggtcgaaaatgggtcttccaaatggacaatgaccccaagcatacttccaaagtcgtggcaaaatggcttaaggacaacaaagtcaatgtattggagtggtcatcacaaagccctgacctcaatcctataggaaatgtgtgggcagaactgaaaaagcgtgtgcgagcaaggaggccttcaacctgactcagttacaccagctctgtcaggaggaatgggccaaaattcacccaacttattgtgggaaggttatggagggctacccgaaacatttgacccaagttaaacaatttaaaggcaatgttaccaaatactaattgtgtatgtaaacttctgacccactgggaatgggatgaaagaaataaaagctgaaataaataattctctctactattattctaacatttcaaattcttaaaataaagtggtgattctaactgacctaggacagggaatttttactaggattaaatgtcaggaattgtgaaaaactgtgtttaaatgtatttgactcaggtgtatgtaaacttcccattTCAACTGTAagataaaaacaaaaaacatgttGGTGACTTCACATTCAATATGTTCAACGATGAGGAAAGTACATCAGGGTGCATCATAAAGTAGTCAAATCAACCCTATTAGTAAAGCCGTATTCAGTTATGGCTAAACAACTATTATTGGCTAGAAGTTCATACAGTGACCTCACCTGTATGGTTGAACATGTCATTATAGAGCCCAtggctctctccctcactcaggtACAGGGGGAAGGTGGTAGACTCCAACAGAAGGTGGCACGCTGCCGTGAACGCCTGTCGACACTCCTCCGAAATCTCCGCTCTGCTCCGGGGCATGTaccctgccccccagtccaccccTCCTCCCGCACACCTTCgccccttcttcctctctgtaGGGGGGTCTGGGACAGGGGGGTCTGAGGTGGCACGTGGTTTGTGTTTGTTGGGGGTGAAGAGCTCGGCAAGCTTGTCTTTGATCTGGGTGGTGGTGATCTGAGGGCCCTCCCGGAACGAGGACTTCCGACCAGGGGAGAGGGCAGCGGGGTCGGGTTGTACAGCCTCCTCCTGCCCCCTGACATTCTCCACCTGAACTAGCAGGTacctgggaggggagagaaggtgggagggcagagagagaaagagagttggagagagagcaaggtagacagagatatagagagggagtgttctggacCTGTTAGTTGTTTAGCACCCCCTAGTGGCAGTTTACGTTCAGCAGTCTAGAATTTACCTGTTGGTTTCATGTAACAGGAAGCAGTTTCAGAAGTGAAGCAATGTGTAAGATGTGCAAGTGTGAGTAGTTATAGTCATTCAACATCCTTTATAAGCTTTGTATGACACAGACATTGTAAGTACATTTGTTTATTAACACAAGGTAAATGTTTATCACATAGTTTTCATGTTTCTGTAAAATATTGATAATTGAGTTAGCTGTTAGTTACTTTGCAGTAGCTTCAATGCTATTTCTCCCTAGGGATACCTAGCTGAGTAATATTAAGCAAAAAATAGGCATTCTCGTaactttattttatatatttggcTCTAGATTGAGTACTCTTATTCCTTATTTCATACATTTAATGCAGTTATTGTGGAAGACATTCTGTGCTCTATACTACTGTAACTGAAAACATACACTTTTGTGTTTGTTGCAGTTAGTGTTTAGCTAACTGGATAAGGGCTACTGTACATTTAACGAATCCAGTATAGCGAGAGAAAAAGAAAATATAAAGTTTGTTAGAGTTGATTATTATGTTTCCCTGATGTGATACTGTTCTCTACCTGCTGATGATGAAGGCCAGGATATCCTGCAGATACTGGGTTATAGTCTCCACACTGCCCCCCTTCCTCCACACACCCTCGCCCTCTTTCACAATCCCTGCCTCCTCAGGGCCCAGGCCCGCCCCTGGTAGGAGGTGCAGCTCTGACGGCGAGGCGCTGATGCCCAATCCGCTGTCTTCAGACCGAAGGGGCAGGAAGgggctttctccctctcctggaCCAATCTCGTGCTCCATAACCCCATTCAGTTTAGGTTCTTCCTCTGGTTCTGTGTTGTCATGGTTACCGTTGACCTTACCAGCATCTTCATCATTATCCTCCTCATCACTTTCCTTGTCATTGTACTGTAGGGTAGAAAATGTATGATCCAACCAGATTATCACCATTGAGGGAGAGCGTAGTATGACATAAAAAGACTGTTAAAGAACCATCTCCTTGTTCTTAAACTTCTCAAATATCCATTAATTTTCAAGGAGAAATCCCATCACGGTCCAGTCAGTGACTGAACAAAGATAGAGATCAGTGGGAGCTGTGTCTATGTGACAGATAGACAGGTCAATGTTACAGCTGGACTCCAGACCTTGGCAAAAAAAACTATTACATCTGCATGGACAGTGAAGCATGTGATTGGCCGGCCTGTGTACAGTCAGGATCGAAGATCAAGACAAGAGTAGTACAGCACCCTACCAGAAATGTTATCCCTCGGTCAGACAGATCACCTCCCAGACAGTATCCTGACCTAAGGGCACAGCATCCTGGCCTAAAGGCATGTCTTTTCTGAAGTACCTCTGTCATGCTGCATCCTTAACTCCCATTTTTCTTCTACTCTCAATACATGTCATAGCTTTTCTGAACCactgcgtgcacacacacacacacacacacacacgtctgaccTGAACATATTCAAAGCTCTCCTCC of the Oncorhynchus masou masou isolate Uvic2021 chromosome 10, UVic_Omas_1.1, whole genome shotgun sequence genome contains:
- the LOC135547435 gene encoding protein dopey-2-like isoform X1, whose product is MDPEEQELQNDYRYRSYAAVIEKALRNFESSSEWADLISSLGKLNKALQSNLRYSLLPQRLIIGKRLAQCLHPALPSGVHLKALETYEIIFKIIGTKWLAKDLFIYSSGLFPLLGHAAMAVKPALLTLYERYYLPLQRALLPSLQAFITGLLPGLEEGADVYDRTDALLLRLSLLVGQQVFYGALWGSVLVSPLVRLPASLFIVTHFDRFTPPRQQRCMLGYNNRLVMKALCLSLQDSNVLVQRNMLEILLYFFSLATCLDPTEGSIPMTREDTITVVSAASHTLLRRDMSLNRRLYAWLLGTDIKGGMIAADPDLSISMEEHTAFYFNTHSRELLVQALINILNQKDVETDPESVIGYLRPFRIIISLMDKPEIGLLVVDSVLLEAVRAFYRYCREMLGEESITSTGLTGKQLTSKIKENKNASEIIKTVNMLVSSMNSDFLWDYMTCHFCTCLSDLADLPLPTLQYQSASPAPSVTEISTLIIFLMDVIPLELHADIQSQFLPQMLCRMLHTLCTHMNTLDLLELTQGLDACFKVLSKIQMPVAYMDMEESQTQEVEAQEESFEYVQYNDKESDEEDNDEDAGKVNGNHDNTEPEEEPKLNGVMEHEIGPGEGESPFLPLRSEDSGLGISASPSELHLLPGAGLGPEEAGIVKEGEGVWRKGGSVETITQYLQDILAFIISRYLLVQVENVRGQEEAVQPDPAALSPGRKSSFREGPQITTTQIKDKLAELFTPNKHKPRATSDPPVPDPPTERKKGRRCAGGGVDWGAGYMPRSRAEISEECRQAFTAACHLLLESTTFPLYLSEGESHGLYNDMFNHTGSDVDSLPVWLRSLMTLCCLSRDYHVQHTAMSSLLELINHSRSLALVIQDKTRRYQASDANPLSGRLQMVTMPPIYPGLLSTIEQGTDFYQRVAQVLWGQLDVERREQHTSCVELFYRLHCLAPSASICEDIICQALLHRDKAVRLEALHRFSVLWHLTRDIQSNRTMSLNRSFDRSLCVVVDCLNSPECSVSAAAQCWLVRALSLQDVVRILEPVLLLLLHPSTQRCTIQSVKQNLTAGILKDLKSRIRSTTNGYTNAITTSTQTDEGTLGHMILVDREALWGELERDPETTKPPADSTGVSRSDSEATEEEDEPEEVEEEESVHTESSGFQVSTENSSSGSAPYGSSVEEGSMVNGLRRMESEHTQASDSLSSEEEEDLELEAMARSRLLKQEREKREAIDSMFRHVLLYSVAGGWPRLLHGLALLDSLLRSSAQQPLVNALSSTSLDTSSAHLNLVSNLLQRHQQAQDGRGFYGRLLLPSSPLSLLIELMVSLCLKFLRSHYPSYLTLDPRELQGNREVQVKSVGVLTRLVTQLGIVARGQGDTSTQGEAGVSPEPICKLLARCKVQQYALLTLSASMYISQRGMEKGSAMGGVDLLDEQVGLSEESLVNLGGGGGQEQYPLQMELLKLLQALIVLEYHVWPGESGSTLHSDEPRDSPASSALAREWQTAVLFQQSIKAAQYVQTQPITAQGMFVSAAARALQPQYGYAMHPHWVALLCSSLPYLGRSLGIIVAPLITQMCRNLDELVKQYDHNGGKATQSLSGRKENIAPDYPLTLLEGLTTLTHHCLLDNKKSLVACDPADVRNARNAVIEELPHVLSSMALLWGVVKREESQSRGSDYSQTARHTSTSVYFRSSKTLRQRVLEFLTPLTGQYGVQLMASVGAVWSSRRNRRRHTKNKILPVASESRLTIVDLVKSLGTLSTEHILQMVKEVVKKPHQIKRDQKSTLVDIPMLQFSYAYIQSIPAQALQENMAPLLTLLRESVQLNLAPPGHFLLLGILNDFVNRLPNLDNKKYTRDMQEVTQKILEAVGGVAGSSLEQTSWLSRNLEVKNQPQVCPETEEPSDELDLDLYDSEAQASTMVSSSAPSVYSVQALVLLAEVLAPLLDMVYRSDEKEKAVPLISRLMYYVFPYLKNHSAYNMPSFGAGAQLLSNLSGYAYTKRAWRKEAFELYMDPLFFTMDVSCTLHWRSIIDHLLTHEKTMFKDLMSMQSSSLKLFPSVEQKPMLLKRQAFAMFSGELDQYHLYLPLIQERLTEALRMGQTPSVSAQMFLTFRVLVLRISPQHLTSLWPIMVTELIRIFVRLEKALLEEKEVSKLTKVVRGAMGNGPLAFPQPELDMYLSACKFLDTALAFPTEKMPLFQMYRWAFVPEVDMSCYSGPENSLLEGEQECKPHIVKVLEALHQRYGMLSEESSTERLEFPLLTRRFLTSITQLAPFLHTLTCSFQGTSSSSPPDYPVTDYPAACADQVLKRLEHITEEEFLDSMES
- the LOC135547435 gene encoding protein dopey-2-like isoform X3 encodes the protein MLVSSMNSDFLWDYMTCHFCTCLSDLADLPLPTLQYQSASPAPSVTEISTLIIFLMDVIPLELHADIQSQFLPQMLCRMLHTLCTHMNTLDLLELTQGLDACFKVLSKIQMPVAYMDMEESQTQEVEAQEESFEYVQYNDKESDEEDNDEDAGKVNGNHDNTEPEEEPKLNGVMEHEIGPGEGESPFLPLRSEDSGLGISASPSELHLLPGAGLGPEEAGIVKEGEGVWRKGGSVETITQYLQDILAFIISRYLLVQVENVRGQEEAVQPDPAALSPGRKSSFREGPQITTTQIKDKLAELFTPNKHKPRATSDPPVPDPPTERKKGRRCAGGGVDWGAGYMPRSRAEISEECRQAFTAACHLLLESTTFPLYLSEGESHGLYNDMFNHTGSDVDSLPVWLRSLMTLCCLSRDYHVQHTAMSSLLELINHSRSLALVIQDKTRRYQASDANPLSGRLQMVTMPPIYPGLLSTIEQGTDFYQRVAQVLWGQLDVERREQHTSCVELFYRLHCLAPSASICEDIICQALLHRDKAVRLEALHRFSVLWHLTRDIQSNRTMSLNRSFDRSLCVVVDCLNSPECSVSAAAQCWLVRALSLQDVVRILEPVLLLLLHPSTQRCTIQSVKQNLTAGILKDLKSRIRSTTNGYTNAITTSTQTDEGTLGHMILVDREALWGELERDPETTKPPADSTGVSRSDSEATEEEDEPEEVEEEESVHTESSGFQVSTENSSSGSAPYGSSVEEGSMVNGLRRMESEHTQASDSLSSEEEEDLELEAMARSRLLKQEREKREAIDSMFRHVLLYSVAGGWPRLLHGLALLDSLLRSSAQQPLVNALSSTSLDTSSAHLNLVSNLLQRHQQAQDGRGFYGRLLLPSSPLSLLIELMVSLCLKFLRSHYPSYLTLDPRELQGNREVQVKSVGVLTRLVTQLGIVARGQGDTSTQGEAGVSPEPICKLLARCKVQQYALLTLSASMYISQRGMEKGSAMGGVDLLDEQVGLSEESLVNLGGGGGQEQYPLQMELLKLLQALIVLEYHVWPGESGSTLHSDEPRDSPASSALAREWQTAVLFQQSIKAAQYVQTQPITAQGMFVSAAARALQPQYGYAMHPHWVALLCSSLPYLGRSLGIIVAPLITQMCRNLDELVKQYDHNGGKATQSLSGRKENIAPDYPLTLLEGLTTLTHHCLLDNKKSLVACDPADVRNARNAVIEELPHVLSSMALLWGVVKREESQSRGSDYSQTARHTSTSVYFRSSKTLRQRVLEFLTPLTGQYGVQLMASVGAVWSSRRNRRRHTKNKILPVASESRLTIVDLVKSLGTLSTEHILQMVKEVVKKPHQIKRDQKSTLVDIPMLQFSYAYIQSIPAQALQENMAPLLTLLRESVQLNLAPPGHFLLLGILNDFVNRLPNLDNKKYTRDMQEVTQKILEAVGGVAGSSLEQTSWLSRNLEVKNQPQVCPETEEPSDELDLDLYDSEAQASTMVSSSAPSVYSVQALVLLAEVLAPLLDMVYRSDEKEKAVPLISRLMYYVFPYLKNHSAYNMPSFGAGAQLLSNLSGYAYTKRAWRKEAFELYMDPLFFTMDVSCTLHWRSIIDHLLTHEKTMFKDLMSMQSSSLKLFPSVEQKPMLLKRQAFAMFSGELDQYHLYLPLIQERLTEALRMGQTPSVSAQMFLTFRVLVLRISPQHLTSLWPIMVTELIRIFVRLEKALLEEKEVSKLTKVVRGAMGNGPLAFPQPELDMYLSACKFLDTALAFPTEKMPLFQMYRWAFVPEVDMSCYSGPENSLLEGEQECKPHIVKVLEALHQRYGMLSEESSTERLEFPLLTRRFLTSITQLAPFLHTLTCSFQGTSSSSPPDYPVTDYPAACADQVLKRLEHITEEEFLDSMES